DNA sequence from the Candidatus Angelobacter sp. genome:
TCCAGGTAACTTTGGCCAAGCAATTCTCCCAGCCGAACGATTCCCGCCGTGGTGATGACCAGCTTCTCGTCCTGCGGGGGAAGATCGAAGGCCTTGAGGTGAATAAACGCCGGGTCGGCGGCGGCGATGGCGGCTAGATTCGCCGTGACATCAATGCGGTTGAGTCCTTTCTCATCGGTGGGTGGTTGTTGGCTGACATGCCACTTGAGCGCGGGCAGCGCCAGGTCCTGGCGACTTTTTGCGACGATGGATTGCAGCCATTTGGCCACGTTGCTCCGATAAGGGCCAAAGGCCATTTCGTTTTCACCGACGTGATAGAAGATGCCGGCCAGTTCCACCTGATGCCCTCTGGCCTCCAGTTCCTTGATGGATTCCCGGATGAAGTTGATGAACTGCGGGTATAGGTTCCGGTCTTTCGTGTCCGTTCCCTCTGGGGTCCAATCGTTCATCTGCGAACCGCTGTGGGTGAATTTGGCTATGGCGATGTTGCCGGGAACCTTGGCTTGCACTGTCTTTCCGAAGCTGAGTTCAGGACCGAAAGTGTCGTAATATCCTGCGGCGCCGAGTGGCTCCCATCCATTTGAGGTTTTGTAACCGCCGCCAATGCTGTACTTGAAGGCGATTGCACCATTGTCGTTGGCCAGCGATTCCTGCCCCTTCAGGACTTTGAGTTCCTGAATGAAAGCGCGCTCGCCTTCCATGTTGCGATGTCCAGCCAGGATGAAGAGCTTGACCGGGCTTCCCTTGGCATAAGGCCACACCGTAAGAGGGCGATCGGCGGCTGGCTTCTTTCCGATCGTGCTTAGATAGGCGTCCGCGTAGTTCACGCCGTGCTCCAGTTGCCCCAGCGTTCCGTAGTGATAATGCAAAC
Encoded proteins:
- a CDS encoding sialate O-acetylesterase; translation: MKHITTVLAALLLVQLAAQCANPSKADPDTKTLRVFIFAGQSNMEGADSKVKDIRRFPPFAGLEMPQEKVLFSYCIGREEKRTSEGWVPLQPVNNLVGPELSFARRVSQETKAPIAIIKCAAGGTTLGGDWNPDDPSGFKLYPLALQLIQSSLAELDQKRVPYRIEGFMWHQGENDMFNKEFKRDYGKNLKNFLARWRRDLNAPNLKFYIGELCTKTIWGMDNRDNMYAIRAGQKAVTDSDPLTEYVPTSHDAVEIGGGEGLHYHYGTLGQLEHGVNYADAYLSTIGKKPAADRPLTVWPYAKGSPVKLFILAGHRNMEGERAFIQELKVLKGQESLANDNGAIAFKYSIGGGYKTSNGWEPLGAAGYYDTFGPELSFGKTVQAKVPGNIAIAKFTHSGSQMNDWTPEGTDTKDRNLYPQFINFIRESIKELEARGHQVELAGIFYHVGENEMAFGPYRSNVAKWLQSIVAKSRQDLALPALKWHVSQQPPTDEKGLNRIDVTANLAAIAAADPAFIHLKAFDLPPQDEKLVITTAGIVRLGELLGQSYLEHR